A window of Natranaerovirga pectinivora contains these coding sequences:
- a CDS encoding accessory gene regulator ArgB-like protein, whose protein sequence is MTNRLINLITYNIYKQNIINHVDLRKMQYGMQVVLNEFIKIATLLFLFHMINQIPLFLFSFAVLVSIRLYSGGLHNKTTLGCFITSLGFFLITVLVPQYFNNISVFTSCLLTLMSIIIIYIYSPVTSDYRPIKYNQRIIRAKYTSVIITLLWVGILYLIVKNNTFFTSGLLTLSIHSLQLILGRRINHVRV, encoded by the coding sequence ATGACAAACCGATTAATAAATCTAATCACTTATAACATCTATAAACAAAATATTATTAATCATGTTGATTTAAGAAAAATGCAATATGGTATGCAAGTGGTATTAAATGAATTTATAAAAATTGCAACATTGTTGTTCCTTTTCCATATGATTAACCAAATCCCCTTATTTTTATTTTCTTTCGCTGTTTTAGTTAGCATACGATTGTATTCCGGAGGATTACATAATAAAACTACTTTAGGGTGTTTTATAACAAGCCTTGGTTTTTTCCTAATTACGGTGCTAGTTCCCCAATATTTTAATAATATATCTGTTTTTACAAGTTGTCTTTTAACCCTTATGAGTATCATTATTATTTACATATACTCACCAGTAACATCTGATTATCGTCCAATTAAATATAATCAAAGAATTATTCGAGCAAAATATACTTCTGTTATCATAACCTTACTTTGGGTTGGAATATTATATTTAATTGTAAAAAATAATACTTTTTTTACTTCAGGTCTTCTAACCTTGTCAATTCATTCATTACAACTAATCCTTGGAAGGAGGATAAACCATGTACGAGTATAA
- a CDS encoding AgrD family cyclic lactone autoinducer peptide: MYEYKKKLFTKKLLIGIAGFFIILANALSNLPCMFLYGETKCPKSLLK, translated from the coding sequence ATGTACGAGTATAAGAAAAAATTGTTCACTAAAAAACTATTGATTGGTATTGCTGGTTTTTTTATTATATTAGCTAATGCTTTATCCAACTTACCTTGTATGTTTTTATACGGTGAAACCAAATGTCCAAAAAGCCTTTTAAAATAA
- a CDS encoding MFS transporter, producing the protein MSKKVIILLVISGLFTLAMGLSNVFVNIFLWKKTNDFVLVAIYNLMHYIFAPVSFILAGWLSKRKNGTWPLRIGISLFILFFILILLFKHDVPNYASLFGILFGLAAGFYWLAFHTLSFDFTSPSNRDTFNGLNGAIAGISSAIAPFSAAFIIDRSEEFIGYSIIFGISLTLFCLLIIISFFFTTEHYGDTLDFKKILSNDNKDWTHIRKSITLWGLRDVVILFLISILIFKTTNSILSLGKLSLFAHILSSLAFVAEQKLIKPKRRWFSFHTGALFLLFSVLGLVFDINMTFIIVFIVIDAISMPFFTVPVVSATFNIIDQSKERSYRTEYIIRREINLCLGRVLSATTLILLLTFISNDRVLNYFLLFIGSAPVLALIFLRKLTIWDRTAKAQK; encoded by the coding sequence ATGTCTAAAAAGGTAATTATTCTACTTGTTATTAGTGGTCTATTCACACTAGCTATGGGATTATCTAATGTTTTTGTGAATATTTTTTTATGGAAAAAAACCAATGATTTTGTACTTGTAGCTATCTATAATTTAATGCATTATATTTTTGCCCCTGTATCTTTCATCTTAGCCGGATGGTTATCAAAAAGAAAAAATGGTACTTGGCCTTTAAGAATTGGTATTTCTTTATTTATTCTGTTTTTTATACTCATTTTACTTTTTAAACATGATGTTCCAAACTATGCCTCTTTATTTGGAATTTTATTTGGTCTTGCTGCTGGTTTTTATTGGCTAGCATTCCATACCCTTAGTTTTGATTTTACTTCCCCCTCAAACAGGGATACCTTTAATGGTTTAAATGGTGCTATAGCTGGTATATCAAGTGCAATTGCTCCTTTTTCTGCTGCCTTTATTATCGATAGAAGTGAAGAATTTATAGGCTATTCTATTATTTTTGGTATCTCATTAACTCTTTTTTGTCTCCTTATAATTATAAGTTTCTTTTTTACCACTGAACACTATGGAGATACTCTGGATTTCAAAAAAATCTTAAGTAATGACAATAAAGATTGGACCCATATTAGAAAATCTATTACTTTATGGGGATTAAGAGATGTGGTTATTTTATTTTTAATTAGTATTCTAATTTTTAAAACAACAAATAGTATTTTATCCCTTGGAAAATTATCTCTCTTTGCTCATATTCTATCTTCACTAGCATTTGTAGCAGAACAAAAATTAATCAAACCTAAGAGAAGATGGTTTTCATTTCATACAGGTGCATTGTTTTTATTATTCTCCGTATTAGGCTTGGTTTTTGATATTAATATGACATTTATCATTGTTTTTATTGTTATTGATGCAATATCAATGCCCTTTTTTACAGTTCCAGTGGTTTCAGCAACTTTTAATATTATAGATCAATCCAAAGAAAGAAGCTATAGAACAGAATATATAATAAGAAGAGAAATAAACCTATGCTTGGGGCGAGTTTTAAGTGCTACAACACTTATTCTTTTATTAACTTTTATATCGAATGATCGTGTTCTTAATTATTTTTTATTATTTATTGGTAGCGCTCCTGTTTTGGCTTTAATCTTTCTAAGAAAATTAACTATATGGGACCGTACTGCAAAAGCACAAAAATAA